Proteins encoded by one window of Engraulis encrasicolus isolate BLACKSEA-1 chromosome 23, IST_EnEncr_1.0, whole genome shotgun sequence:
- the LOC134440057 gene encoding uncharacterized protein LOC134440057 has product MELFQKCGLCTRPCDVRTQRLGTFLSVKQECTNCERTRHWNSQPVLGSTPAGNLQLSSAVYISGASFIQIEKVFNAMNLQLFCYETFRRHARAFIEPAILHHWKVMQDTTLERLTQEGNVILGGDMRADSPGHSAKYGSYTMMDLRTNTIVDIQLVQSNEVGGSSYMEKEGLIRSLNFLEACGIDIDCIITDRHPQVQKYLRESNVNHYYDVWHFAKGFSKKLEAISKQRDCEKMKKWIRGINNHVYFTALGTTSGEERLAKWTAMLNHVQDIHTHEDPLYPACEHAARQTRDPTKYLHPETVVLSKLDKLMNSTRTLNDVAKLSPHLQTSSLEAFHAVILRFAPKNVVFPYIGMLCRLYLAAIHFNENANRPQAQTADGEPLFKISFPKSKKGECTVKRQKTPPTFGYVDVLMDLILEKVFVNPAPYTDAMKAMRVPEDLSAQFNRPDKEEVIGSFLSRFTRGGV; this is encoded by the exons ATGGAGTTGTTCCAAAAATGTGGACTCTGCACACGGCCATGTGATGTCAGGACACAGAGGCTGGGGACGTTCCTGTCGGTGAAGCAGGAGTGCACAAATTGTGAACGCACAAGACACTGGAATAGCCAGCCTGTCCTTGGGAGCACACCTGCCGGCAATCTACAGCTTTCATCTGCTGTATACATAAGTGGAGCATCCTTCATCCAAATCGAAAAG GTCTTCAATGCTATGAACCTTCAGCTGTTCTGCTACGAAACCTTTCGTCGCCATGCCAGAGCGTTCATCGAACCGGCAATTCTACACCACTGGAAGGTGATGCAGGACACAACTCTAGAGCGGCTAACCCAGGAAGGCAACGTGATCCTCGGTGGTGACATGAGAGCAGACTCTCCAG GTCACTCTGCAAAGTATGGGAGTTACACAATGATGGACTTACGTACTAACACCATTGTGGACATTCAGTTGGTTCAA AGCAATGAGGTTGGTGGCAGCAGCTACATGGAGAAGGAGGGCCTGATCCGGAGTCTGAACTTCTTGGAGGCGTGTGGTATTGACATTGACTGCATCATCACAGACCGTCATCCACAAGTGCAGAAGTACCTCAGGGAGAGCAACGTCAACCATTATTATGATGTCTGGCACTTTGCAAAAG GATTCTCCAAGAAGCTGGAAGCCATCAGTAAGCAAAGGGATTGTGAGAAGATGAAGAAGTGGATAAGAGGCATCAACAACCACGTCTATTTCACGGCATTGGGCACCACCTCGGGGGAAGAGAGACTTGCGAAGTGGACTGCTATGCTTAACCACGTCCAAGACATCCACACCCACGAGGATCCGCTCTATCCTGCGTGTGAACATGCAGCCCGCCAGACGAGAGATCCTACAAAGTACCTCCATCCAG AAACTGTGGTCCTCAGCAAGTTGGATAAGCTGATGAACAGCACAAGAACGCTGAATGACGTGGCAAAACTCAGCCCACATCTCCAAACTTCGTCATTAGAAGCTTTCCATGCTGTCATCCTCCGATTTGCCCCAAAGAATGTTGTCTTTCCCTATATTGGAATGCTTTGCAG ACTGTACTTAGCAGCCATCCACTTCAATGAAAATGCAAATCGACCACAGGCCCAGACAGCAGACGGTGAACCTCTCTTCAAGATCTCTTTTCCCAAATCCAAGAAGGGAGAGTGCACTGTTAAGCGCCAGAAGACTCCACCAACCTTTG GGTACGTTGATGTCCTGATGGACCTAATTCTGGAGAAGGTCTTTGTCAACCCTGCACCCTATACCGACGCGATGAAGGCCATGCGTGTCCCAGAGGACCTGTCTGCACAGTTCAATCGGCCGGATAAGGAGGAGGTCATTGGGAGCTTCCTGTCGAGATTCACACGTGGGGGAGTCTGA
- the LOC134440056 gene encoding uncharacterized protein LOC134440056 — MAAPKRLKHGGCAIPGCDNTEKSLFLLPTREPLKTQWLSFIYSNGIPTKLPKALYVCGKHFPDQCFHNLGQYRAGFSHHLILIQGSVPSLPAGSASSEQATTSSVSMQAPRTRDAACQTDRIVMHTSSTQKSLKKKPFKSRTVQATVTTKDWEGGTPSVDPFDLSSTPLKRPAKRRRVDLEEELDDPFEGPSSPLAAPLDHDSTYDPENYTAATLDSTIES; from the exons ATGGCGGCGCCTAAGCGACTGAAGCACGGAGGATGTGCCATTCCTGGGTGTGATAATACCGAAAAAAGCCTGTTTTTATTGCCTACCAGAGAGCCCCTGAAGACACAGTGGCTTAGTTTCATTTACTCAAATGGTATACCAACGAAATTACCGAAGGCATTGTATGTTTGTGGGAAGCATTTTCCGGACCAGTGTTTCCACAATTTGGGACAGTACCGGGCCGGTTTCTCACATCATCTGATTCTGATACAAGGCTCTGTACCAAGTCTCCCTGCGGGATCAGCCAGCTCCGAACAA GCCACAACATCAAGTGTGTCCATGCAGGCGCCCCGTACAAGAGATGCAGCCTGCCAAACAGACCGAATTGTCATGCACACGTCTTCCACACAAAAGTCATTGAAGAAAAAACCCTTTAAGAGTAGAA ctGTACAGGCAACTGTCACTACAAAGGATTGGGAGGGTGGGACCCCCAGTGTGGACCCGTTTGACCTGTCCTCAACACCTCTGAAGAGGCCTGCAAAACGTCGTCGTGTTGACCTGGAGGAAGAGCTGGATGATCCCTTTGAGGGCCCAAGTTCTCCATTGGCTGCTCCATTGGACCATGATTCCACATATGATCCTGAAAACTACACGGCAGCTACACTGGATTCCACAATAGAGTCGTAA